Part of the Corticium candelabrum chromosome 15, ooCorCand1.1, whole genome shotgun sequence genome, TGTAGGTCACACAGAGATCGTTGAATGTATTCAGAAAGCTAGCAGAACATTTTGTTCTTAGAAACATAGAGTTTTCACAAACCAaggatttagcaagaacacaaaactgcgAGTCTTTAGATcactagtgatgccagttttattatatggttgtgagacttgggcaatTGCCAGAGTAGAAAGGAAGAacaaattgaatgtcaaattcaacatcaaagattacAGTGGCTTGGTCACTTAGAACGGATGAACGTCTCTCATCaacaaaagttgttgctgagaagcaagtcaCATAATATGAAACGTcctcagcatggtccaaagaacagatgggttgataccatacaacaagACCAGACCTGGtatcattgaatattgacTTGTCACAAGTCAATGACCGCACTTCCTGGTGGAAACTTCTTCTGCAATGCcaaagcccatagtgggtatcggcggaattccaggttccaggtgtgtgtgtgtgtgtgtgtgtgtgtgtgtgtgtgtgtgtgtgtgtgtgtgtgtgtgtgtgtgtgtgtgtgtgtgtgtgtgtgtgtctgtgtgtgtgtgtgtgtacacgtccGTGAGTAGACAAAGCAAAACACTTTACAAAATGTGGCATCACCTCAGCACTCAGATATTCTTCATACCAGAAACGATCCCCATCTCGTACACGCAAGAATGTTGTCAGCAAAAGCCTGTAAAGATCAAAACAAAACCACAACATTtagctgttaattaagttgattTTGTTTGATTGTAGAAAAGAAGGCATGTGTTGATCTGGGATCTTAGGAACACTGTAAGATGGTGGCTGTAATGTTGTTGACAGACTAGCatcagacatacagacagacagctagacagataagcagagagaaagaagacaacataGACACTTGCAAACAACCATGCAGTTCAGGGAGGGTGGAAGCAAATTTTTATTGATCTGGTGTAACGCGCTAAGAGGCTTAGCTTTATCACCTGACTATAATATGATTAGTTACatgataattacaatattaaATAACTCTTGTTATACACTTTCAGAACTCATAAAATGTCACCAAAAATGCCAAGACCTTGTTCACTACCTTTTACAAACTCACTAGCGGCCTGGACGTTTCAAAGCATCTACTGAAAATTAACATTATGCAAACACACTCCTTTGTTTGTACTGTCCACTTCTGCAACAAAATTTGTATAAGAATATGGTTAGAGACTGTAGTGTTGAAATCTCAACaaatatgtaatttatttaattaatcagttaGTTATTGACCGGAAGTTTCAGGCAATGTGCTACTGGCAAAGCCAGACTTTCTGACCATTGGTCTGGTAATTGCCTCGTCCCTGCAGTCGGACACTGGTATTTGCATGCTGTAAATACTAATTATATGATGATATTTGTGATACACAGAGTCAGCCTTTATGGCGAAGGGAGTCGACTCTGAAATACCAAACTCGTTCAATTAGGTGCTTTCCTAATGGCCAAGGTCCACACACATAGTTGTACCATATATTACAATGTATGCATATCAACAGCCAatcttgtgtgtatgtttgttaggCTATGTTTTGAGTTCGATTGAAGGTCGTGTCGCAGTCGAATTCTTCAATCCCAGTCCGGACGCCCAGAAAACCAAATATGCATTCAAGTGTCACAGAATCAAGGAGAACGGCAAGGAGACCATTTACCCTGTCACAGCCATTTCATTCCACTTGATGTGAGTAActattaaattataaaataaatatatattttatatattaaattatataaaatttaattaattttttagtcATAACACGTTTGCTACTGGAGGGTGTGATGGTTTTGTCAATGTGTGGGATGCATTCAACAGAAAAAGATTAGCTCGGGTGCGTTCCttgattttttgtttactcACTGCCACTCacttgtctctctctctctttctagTTTCATCGTTACCCAACAACAATCGCTTCTCTCTCATTCAATTGTGATGGCTCATTACTGGCCATAGCATCATCCTACATGCTAGAAGGAGAGAAAGAGTCAGTCGCCGTGTTTGTTACCAACTTTGTTTTGCtttcatgtttgttgtgtgttaggAGTCCTCCAAGAGACACTATTATTATTCGTCATGtgaccgacatggagacgaagccTAAGTGAAAGGAATTGTTGTACATTTTAGTGACAAGTGAGAGACAGTGTGATACTAGCTGGAACTAGTAATGTCATCAAACTAACGAGATGTGCATGCTCTTTTATGTTAGAAATACGTCATGATCACATGTTTTACAACACAAACTTGTACATCTACCATGATCCTTTCTGGTTATCTGACTTCTATTGGCGGCCACTCGGTTCACACAAGTTTCTGGTGCATCGTTGTAATAGACCACCATCGTGTCTAATATTTCAACACCCCCCCTAATGTATTGATATGTGAGTATTGACCAGAAGCATAAAAACGCATTTGATGTCTTCACTTTTCTACACAATCACTAGACTGCTACGTTTGGAttaaaaatgacaacaaatcaCAATTGAGGACATTTAACTACGACAACACTATTAATAtgcaatacaaaaacacaTTCCCTTGTTTCTTCATCTTCCCAAATTACATTTTGTCCATCGCTTCTTTGACTTCAGCAAATATTGGATTTTTTATGATTTTGCACGCATCCAGCAGTTTGTCTGCTGCTCGTTTCTCTCCTACTTTCTGTGCCATCACATCAAATAAAGCTTGAACTTTATCACAATCATTGACCAGAACAGTGAATTTGTTCAGCTGATCTGGTGTTTCTCCACAATCACGACCGAGTGCATACCATCTGGTAGAGCCAACTCCTTGAATTGCCTGCAGAACTCGACGAGAATACGAATCACGCCTATGATCATCCTCTAGTGTAAGACACAAACATCATTTCTTACAATGAAATACAAACTTGTACAATAAAGTGGTCAGAAGACTAAACAGGAAAATGAAgcaaaacaacagagagactgGAAGATCAAGAGACTGACAGATACGCAGCCATAATGCAACAagcatacacatacacacacccacccacccacccacccacacacacacacacacacactaaccaTAACCAGCCCATTTCGAAAGGTGATGGCACAAACAGCGAAAAAAAGCAAATCTCTACTCATTTCATCTACCAGTTTGTAAATAGGTAATATATTGTACAGCGTCCTGAATCATTCAATGCTCCACACAGCAAGATATGTCAAACTGCTGCTTTTTTGCTAACACGGCAGTAGAAATCGCCGGCAAGCACCATATTCCATCGTTCTACTTCATTCCATGCTGGAAACCAACTTCTTTTGTCCATGCCGCGCCACCATCTTACTGCTGGACTCCGTCGTAACAGGAAATAGACGTAAAGTCATGAAAATGAGTACTTCAACGTTGTAAGCAATCGAAACACTTTACAATGTGGGAGTAGTGCGACGGTTGTtctttgcaaacaaacacgtTACCGTGGGCTCGCTCCCAAATGCTATGTGTGGCACTCCGGTCGATCTGAGATGGTTTATCGTAATGATGCTGTTTGAAGATATCGCAGAAGCCAGATGGTAAGCCAGAGACGGTCAAATCTTCCAGAGCCGACACGCTCAGGAGGCTGCCATGCTACTTCcggacaacacacacacacacacacacacacacacacacacacacacacacacacacacacacacacacacacacacacacattgacaaataCAACAATGCACCCACTTATCCAGTGATTCTAGCATGTGAAACTAACAATCAGTATGTACCTGTTGACTGAGCAAATGAGCTAGCAGTAGATTGAACTCTGGATGCTGTCACATCATCTTCCACAACCTGAAAATGCAAAGAGATCAAGAAGTAAAATATTCTGTCTCATCTATACGACATAGTCAATCAGTCATCTACAACATTTTATTGATCACTAATaacaattaactaataattaatatataaaataaatataataaaaattaattcattaattattatcactTGGGTGAGTGGTGATATCAATAATGttaattctaatttattattactaaatTGACGTGCCAGTGGGTATGAACACAATGCAGCAACTTTGACTGACATGTATACAACTATTATCGTGTCTCCACTAGCGTTAGACCtgtttaactgtaaacctaaacagcttttgctaaacatgttccagaggtagtttaacgaaagtGGTTGAGGtttaacagtcacgtgatataaacACGCCTTCCAAAACGgtggatgttagttctttcactctgttctttctctttctttggagactattggaagaagacagaactaggcaatgtcagagagtgcgtagactgatgcagagtgtcaggagagagccattttggcaaagacagagacttgtgtctgtgattgttcttcagacgacaagaagacgatctccgactgtctggtgcacaagaaacgaattcgcgcggtacaacaaagtcccggataattccTTTAATAGCccggaataaatggacaagtggagacgctgtctactaaacatgtttaacgttagacatgtttaaagagcaacaagtggagacacagcctatATGTACATCAATGATAATCATCATTAACACGAATGCCATCTAACTGAACAAACCTCATCACTCTCAACATTAGCTACGTCTCTGATTCTTGCCAATCGTGCTTCCAAAGATGCCACCTTCCTGTTCTGTGATTGTAATTGCACGTCTTTCTCTGCCACTTCTTTGCTCTTTGATTGTAATTGCACGTTTTTCTCTGCCAACTGTCTTTTCAGTAACGTCACCTGCAACACCAAATAATGTAATACAGTAACGTAACCTTCACTTCTTATTTATGTTTTCCTCACTGTAGCTACGAGTTCCTCTCTCTTCGGTGTCTTTACTgtaaaaatgacaaacacattacaaacatacatatgtatgtatgtacacatcaTTTAACATCTTCACATTAAAATGTGTGAGTTGTGAAAGTCAACACAGAAAATTATACTTCTAAAGCAATACAACACTTTCATATCACCTCCTTGCATGACATACAATTCAATTACAGTTAAATTCACAAACTCACTCTCATACAAatgaatagatggacagacagacagacaaaacaaagagacagacaaatggatgcaaAAACAGAACAttagaaaataatttaaacatgaaaaacaaattagagaaaagtaaacaaacaattaattgtttctttcacttacatcttatggcttcttccatcatctcaaccACATCACTGTGACCACGTCGCTTGGCAATCTCCAGTGGTGATCCTTCCCTCTTACTatcccacaatgacatcacgttagtaatattattgactgaaggatattgaatgcatcacctctcatgttggggactcgctccatgttttaaaagaacatcaacacaactcaCATGACCATGACAGGCAGCATACCACAGCGGTGTACGATCAgcattatcattgatatcaacaggaacagaacaagacaCAAGTCGctctacaatggtcacgtgattcttCATTGCAGCACAATGGATGGCTGTGAATCCCAActgagtaaacaagaaactgataagatagtgagagagtgtttatgttaaaatatattaaagcaacagacattccattcaacacacacaatgagacattcaatagaatgatcaacacacaaacacaaacaatagcaaaatcaatgcattacactcacaaatatgtttaat contains:
- the LOC134190957 gene encoding inversin-like; its protein translation is MEIELWEAVRRGDIQLVTRLLDTKVDINKRYHEDTLLIQACWNNQKEIVEFLLTKSADVNGTGRFGYTPLITAARNGWYDITDILLKTKDINVMKKSYLGFTAIHCAAMKNHVTIVERLVSCSVPVDINDNADRTPLWYAACHGHVSCVDVLLKHGASPQHESKREGSPLEIAKRRGHSDVVEMMEEAIRLKTPKREELVATVTLLKRQLAEKNVQLQSKSKEVAEKDVQLQSQNRKVASLEARLARIRDVANVESDEVVEDDVTASRVQSTASSFAQSTEDDHRRDSYSRRVLQAIQGVGSTRWYALGRDCGETPDQLNKFTVLVNDCDKVQALFDVMAQKVGEKRAADKLLDACKIIKNPIFAEVKEAMDKM